One window of the Eucalyptus grandis isolate ANBG69807.140 chromosome 8, ASM1654582v1, whole genome shotgun sequence genome contains the following:
- the LOC120286252 gene encoding uncharacterized protein LOC120286252, producing the protein MTVKSSTEGQSSIHLDIPQLQKKNDTVISPATMFEPQNSAGTRDRSSGNSVSPTLPAVSAPEKKLTLFALRLAVLEKTATGLGTLGFIWATVVLLGGFASTLDKTDFWFITIILLIEGARIFSRSHELEWQHQSTRSIAEAGVSSFRMLRSSPRALAESMKVMLSPVSSATRKQSQQSREISETTDATNVREQELRWKLTRIWTSSEVPIVPYAGRVFLSRNVSKILYWLQLLSAIACAVLSLMKLIKRNFGDIAEKDTDERNAKAALYIFYGLALAEALVVLTEKLYWEWKVVICKLLERVNEECDLGASGMNSTQRFFYDSYWRCINGSIFDGLGMDMVTFAMDLLCSNSLDEQLIGARILHQFSTKERFSDDTLQKIGTTLPVIERLVEILNWEDPQEEEIRVSAAEIVSKLAGKKQNSLRVAGIPGAMESISSLLQTNRSPSSTADGIREKKIVFDHEDYGHWTFINVGLLILKKLARDHDNCGKIGNTRGLLSKIIDFTHADERILKDSTVTTSQVLTVKRSLQVIKMLASTTGTTGKNLRREISEIVFTISNIRDILRHGEKQPELQKLGIEILTSLAQDNDATERIGGTGGVLKELLKIFFQEGVLENQRDVRIVAGEALAMLAFESKSNCQRILKLNVVERLLNVLEIPVLDVSAGRILRNMCTYSGPESFNQLKEVTAAAPTVLKAILSGEGKLQEVMVGLAVHAFKFMTAEESTAFFEQAGFREAKLACALVEILRSHRNPHIKVPRMRRFAIELAIWMMREKSTNVQIFRDLGMEEELEGVMDTTSELESYNIFSGTFGLSRHSTTIHSLVETALMLLNNRFDQPIGYSAHVKLSNK; encoded by the exons ATGACGGTCAAGAGCTCCACTGAAGGTCAAAGCAGCATTCATTTGGATATTCCTCAGCTTCAGAAGAAAAATGACACCGTCATTTCACCTGCCACAATGTTTGAGCCACAAAATAGTGCTGGTACGAGAGACAGAAGTAGCGGAAACTCTGTTTCCCCCACGCTGCCAGCTGTTTCCGCCCCGGAGAAAAAGCTGACACTGTTTGCTCTCCGCCTTGCAGTTCTTGAAAAAACGGCCACTGGCCTGGGAACCCTTGGTTTCATCTGGGCGACGGTTGTACTTCTGGGGGGCTTTGCCAGTACCCTAGACAAAACCGACTTCTGGTTCATCACcatcattttattaattgaaggAGCTCGAATATTCAGCAGAAGTCATGAGCTGGAATGGCAACACCAGTCCACAAGGTCAATAGCTGAAGCTGGAGTTAGCAGCTTCCGAATGCTCAGATCAAGCCCTAGAGCTCTAGCTGAATCCATGAAGGTTATGTTAAGCCCTGTAAGCTCTGCTACAAGGAAGCAAAGTCAACAGAGCAGGGAAATTTCCGAAACTACAGATGCAACAAACGTTAGAGAGCAGGAATTGAGATGGAAGCTGACCCGGATATGGACTTCTTCCGAAGTTCCTATTGTACCTTATGCAGGGAGAGTTTTCCTTTCGAGAAACGTGAGCAAGATTCTCTATTGGCTTCAGCTCTTATCTGCAATAGCCTGCGCTGTGCTTTCATTGATGAAGCTCATCAAGCGCAATTTTGGTGACATTGCTGAAAAGGACACTGACGAGAGGAACGCGAAAGCTGCTCTGTATATCttttatggcttggctttggcAGAAGCTTTGGTCGTCCTGACAGAGAAACTTTACTGGGAGTGGAAGGTTGTCATCTGTAAGCTTCTCGAACGAGTGAACGAGGAATGCGATCTGGGGGCTTCAGGTATGAACTCGACTCAGAGATTTTTCTACGACTCCTATTGGAGATGTATTAATGGTAGCATTTTTGATGGCCTGGGAATGGATATGGTGACTTTTGCTATggatctcttatgttcaaactCGCTGGATGAGCAGCTGATAGGAGCCAGGATTCTTCACCAGTTTTCTACGAAAGAACGGTTTTCAGATGACACGCTTCAGAAGATAGGAACAACTCTGCCAGTTATAGAGAGACTGGTGGAGATCTTAAACTGGGAAGACccacaagaggaagaaatcaggGTATCAGCTGCAGAAATAGTTTCCAAATTAGCCGGGAAAAAGCAGAACTCCCTTCGGGTCGCTGGGATACCTGGGGCAATGGAATCAATATCATCTCTTCTACAGACAAACAGAAGCCCCAGTTCCACAGCAGATGgaattagagaaaagaaaatcgtCTTTGACCATGAGGACTATGGACACTGGACTTTCATTAATGTGGGGCTACTCATTCTGAAGAAACTAGCCCGTGATCATGATAATTGTGGAAAAATTGGAAACACAAGGGGCCttctttccaaaatcatagATTTCACTCATGCTGACGAAAGAATATTGAAGGACTCAACCGTTACCACATCGCAAGTTTTGACCGTCAAAAGATCCCTTCAGGTTATAAAGATGCTGGCAAGCACAACAGGTACCACAGGGAAAAATCTGCGGAGAGAGATCTCAGAGATAGTCTTCACCATAAGCAACATAAGAGATATTCTACGACACGGAGAGAAACAACCAGAACTGCAGAAACTAGGAATTGAGATCCTTACCAGTTTAGCACAGGATAATGATGCGACAGAGCGTATAGGAGGGACTGGTGGAGTTCTGAAAGAACTGTTAAAGATTTTCTTCCAAGAAGGAGTGCTGGAAAATCAAAGGGATGTGAGGATTGTGGCCGGAGAAGCCCTGGCAATGCTGGCTTTTGAAAGCAAGAGCAACTGTCAACGCATCTTGAAGTTAAATGTAGTGGAGAGGCTCCTAAACGTGTTGGAGATTCCGGTTCTTGATGTTAGTGCTGGAAGAATTTTGAGGAATATGTGCACTTACAGTGGCCCAGAGTCCTTCAACCAGCTAAAGGAAGTAACAGCAGCGGCACCAACA GTTCTCAAGGCAATCTTGTCAGGAGAAGGCAAACTCCAAGAGGTGATGGTTGGGTTAGCAGTGCATGCTTTCAAGTTCATGACGGCAGAAGAATCGACCGCCTTCTTTGAGCAGGCAGGGTTTAGAGAAGCCAAATTAGCTTGTGCTTTGGTCGAGATCCTGAGGAGCCACCGGAACCCACATATAAAGGTGCCGAGAATGAGAAGGTTTGCTATCGAGCTGGCAATCTGGATGATGAGAGAGAAATCGACAAATGTGCAGATCTTCAGGGATCTGGGCATGGAGGAGGAGCTTGAAGGAGTCATGGATACAACATCAGAGCTAGAGAGCTACAACATTTTCTCTGGCACCTTTGGACTAAGCAGGCACAGCACGACCATTCACTCACTTGTTGAGACCGCACTGATGCTGCTGAATAACAGGTTTGATCAACCGATAGGTTACTCAGCACATGTCAAATTATCCAACAAATGA
- the LOC104414911 gene encoding uncharacterized protein LOC104414911 isoform X3 yields MKVENSAEGPSSIHLNIPQLQKKNEIILSPISAVTRDGSTGNSVSPPLQAVPAPEKKLTLFALRLAVLEKAATGLGALGFIWATVVLLGGFAISLDKNNFWFITIILISEGTRIFSRSHELEWQHLSTSSIGDAGISSFRKLRSSSRALAESVKDMLSPVSSGTRKPSQHSREVFETTDATNVREQKLQRKPTRKWTPSEVPILPYGGWVFLSRNISKIFYLLQLLSAIACVVLSLMKLIMHNYGKVKEGESKNQKTSLIIFYALALAEALVFLTEKVYWQWTVVICKLLEGVNEECNLEASGMISTRRFFYDSYSRCINGSIFDGLGMDMVTFAMDLICSNSPDEQLIGARILHRFSFTKPFSDDTLQKIGTTPPVIERLVEILNWEDPQEEEIRLSAANIISKLAGKKQNSLRVVGITGAMESISSLLQTNRSPRSKADKIGEKKTFDHEAYGYWTFNSLGLLILKELARDHDNCGKIGNTRGLLSKIIDFTHADEAILRDSTVATLQVLTVERSLKVIKMLASTTGTTGRKLRRDISERVFTISNIRDILRYGEKQPKLQKRGIEILTSLAQDDDATERMGGTGGVLKELLKIFFQEGVPKDQKDVRIVAGEALAKLAFGSKSNCHRILKLNVVERLIEALEIPLLHVNAGRILRNMCAYSGPESFNQLKGVTAAAPTVLKAILSGEGKLQEVMVGLAAHAFKFMTAEESTAVFERAGFEETKLACALVEILRSYRYPDIKVPRMRRFAIELAIWMMRDNMKNVQIFRDLGMEEELEGVLDTTSELESFNIFSGSIGLRRHSTTIHSLVETALMLLKDRFDQPIGH; encoded by the exons ATGAAGGTCGAGAACAGTGCTGAAGGCCCAAGCAGCATTCATCTGAATATTCCTCAGCttcagaagaaaaatgaaatcatcCTTTCACCCATTAGTGCTGTTACGAGAGATGGAAGCACTGGAAACTCCGTTTCCCCCCCATTACAGGCTGTTCCTGCCCCGGAGAAAAAGCTGACTCTGTTTGCTCTCCGCCTTGCGGTTCTTGAAAAAGCTGCCACTGGCCTGGGAGCCCTTGGTTTCATCTGGGCGACTGTTGTACTCCTGGGGGGCTTTGCCATTTCCTTAGACAAAAACAACTTCTGGTTCATCACCATCATTTTAATAAGTGAAGGAACTCGAATATTCAGCAGGAGTCATGAGCTGGAATGGCAACACCTGTCCACTTCATCAATTGGTGATGCCGGAATTAGCAGCTTCCGAAAGCTCAGATCGAGCTCTAGAGCTCTAGCTGAATCCGTGAAGGATATGTTGAGTCCCGTAAGTTCTGGTACAAGGAAGCCAAGTCAACACAGCAGGGAAGTTTTCGAAACTACAGATGCGACAAATGTCAGAGAGCAGAAATTGCAAAGGAAGCCAACCCGGAAATGGACGCCTTCAGAAGTTCCTATTCTACCTTATGGAGGGTGGGTTTTCCTTTCGAGAAATATCAGCAAGATTTTCTATTTGCTTCAGCTCTTATCTGCGATAGCCTGCGTCGTGCTCTCATTGATGAAGCTCATCATGCACAATTATGGTAAGGTAAAAGAAGGAGAGAGTAAGAACCAGAAAACTTCTCTGATTATCTTTTATGCCTTGGCTTTGGCAGAAGCTCTGGTCTTCCTGACAGAGAAAGTTTACTGGCAGTGGACGGTAGTCATCTGTAAACTTCTTGAAGGGGTGAATGAGGAATGCAATCTGGAGGCTTCAGGTATGATCTCAACTCGGAGATTTTTCTATGACTCCTACTCGAGATGTATTAATGGGAGCATTTTTGATGGCCTGGGAATGGATATGGTGACTTTTGCAATGGATCTCATATGTTCAAACTCGCCAGATGAGCAGCTCATAGGAGCCAGGATTCTTCACCGATTTTCTTTCACAAAACCATTTTCAGATGACACGCTTCAGAAGATCGGTACAACTCCGCCAGTTATAGAGAGATTGGTGGAGATCTTGAACTGGGAAGACCcgcaagaggaagaaatcaggCTATCAGCTGCAAACATAATTTCCAAATTAGCCGGGAAAAAGCAAAACTCCCTTCGGGTCGTTGGAATAACTGGGGCAATGGAATCGATATCATCTCTTCTACAGACAAACAGAAGCCCCCGTTCTAAAGCAGACAAAATTGGCGAAAAGAAAACTTTTGACCATGAAGCCTATGGATACTGGACTTTCAATAGTTTGGGGCTACTCATTCTGAAGGAACTAGCCCGTGATCACGATAACTGCGGAAAAATTGGAAACACGAGGGGTCttctttccaaaatcatagATTTCACTCATGCTGATGAAGCAATATTGAGGGACTCAACTGTCGCCACATTGCAGGTTTTGACTGTTGAGAGATCCCTAAAGGTTATTAAGATGCTGGCAAGCACAACGGGTACCACAGGGAGAAAACTCCGGAGAGACATCTCGGAGAGAGTCTTCACCATAAGCAACATAAGAGATATTCTACGGTACGGAGAGAAACAACCAAAACTGCAGAAACGAGGGATTGAGATCCTTACCAGTTTGGCGCAGGATGACGATGCGACAGAGCGAATGGGAGGGACCGGTGGAGTTCTGAAAGAACTGTTAAAGATTTTCTTCCAAGAAGGAGTGCCAAAAGATCAAAAGGACGTGAGAATTGTGGCCGGAGAAGCCCTGGCAAAGCTGGCTTTCGGGAGCAAGAGCAACTGTCATCGAATCTTGAAGTTAAATGTAGTGGAGAGGCTCATAGAAGCATTGGAGATTCCGCTTCTTCATGTCAATGCTGGAAGAATTTTGAGGAATATGTGCGCTTACAGTGGGCCAGAGTCCTTCAACCAGCTAAAGGGAGTAACAGCAGCGGCACCAACA GTGCTCAAGGCAATCTTGTCAGGAGAAGGCAAACTGCAAGAGGTGATGGTTGGGTTAGCGGCACATGCTTTCAAGTTCATGACAGCAGAAGAATCGACTGCTGTCTTTGAGAGGGCAGGGTTCGAAGAAACAAAATTAGCTTGCGCTTTGGTCGAGATCCTGAGGAGCTATAGGTATCCAGATATAAAGGTGCCAAGAATGAGAAGGTTTGCTATCGAGCTGGCAATCTGGATGATGAGAGACAATATGAAGAATGTCCAGATCTTCAGGGATCTGGGCATGGAGGAGGAGCTTGAAGGAGTTTTGGATACGACATCAGAGCTAGAGAGCTTCAATATTTTCTCTGGCAGCATCGGACTTCGCAGACACAGCACGACCATTCACTCACTTGTTGAGACCGCACTTATGCTGCTGAAGGATAGGTTTGATCAACCGATAGGTCACTGA
- the LOC104414911 gene encoding uncharacterized protein LOC104414911 isoform X2: MKFKNSAEGQRSIHLDIPSLQMKNEATISPATIFEPQTSADRRDGSSGNSVPPKLPAVPAPEKKLTLFALRLAVLEKAATGLGTLGFIWATVVLLGGFAIALDNTDFWFITIILLIEGARIFSRSHELVWQHQSTWSIADAGISSFRKLRLSSRALVESVKDMLSPVSSGTSKPTQHSREISETTEATNARVQKLQRRPTRIWTSSEVPIVSYAGWVFISENVSKILYWLQLLSAIACVVLSLVKLIEHNYGPVSKEETDKRNRKASLTIFYASALAEALVVLTEKLYWEWKIVICKLLEEVNEDCDLGASGMISTRRFFYDSYSRCINGSIFDGLGMDMVTFAMDLLSSNWLDEQLIGARILHQFSMKEQFSNDTLQKIGTTLPVIERLVEILNWKDPREEEIRLAAAEIVSKLAGKKQNSLRVTGIPGAVESISSLLQTNRSPSSAADEIGEKKIIFDQEDYGYWTFNNLGLLILKKLARDHDNCGKIGNTRGLLPKIIDFTHADERMLRDSSVTTSQVLNVKRSLQLTKRLASTTGTTGKILRREISEIVFTISNIRDILRCGEKRPELQKLGIEILTSLAQEVDVSERIGETGGVLNELLKIFFQGGVVEDQRDVRMVAGEALAMLAFESTSNCHRILKLNVVERLVQALEVPLLRVSAGRILRNLCTYSGSESSNQLKGVTAAAPIVLKAIMSETGKLQEVMVGLATHAFRFMTAEELTAIFKRAEFREAKLARTLVEILRSHRNPHIKVPRMRRFAIELAIWMMREKSTNVQIFRDLGMEEELEGVLDTTSELESFNIFSGSIGLRRHSTTIHSLVETALMLLKDRFDQPIGH; this comes from the exons ATGAAGTTCAAGAATTCCGCTGAAGGTCAAAGAAGCATTCATCTGGATATTCCTTCGCTTCAGATGAAAAATGAAGCCACAATTTCACCCGCGACAATCTTTGAGCCGCAAACTAGTGCTGATAGGAGAGACGGAAGCAGCGGAAACTCCGTTCCCCCCAAACTGCCGGCTGTTCCAGCCCCGGAGAAAAAGCTGACTCTGTTTGCTCTCCGCCTTGCGGTTCTCGAAAAAGCAGCCACTGGCCTTGGAACCCTTGGTTTCATCTGGGCCACGGTTGTACTCCTAGGGGGTTTTGCAATTGCCCTAGACAATACCGACTTCTGGTTCATCACcatcattttattaattgaaggAGCTCGAATATTCAGCAGGAGTCATGAGCTGGTATGGCAACACCAATCCACTTGGTCAATAGCTGATGCCGGAATTAGCAGCTTCCGAAAGCTCAGATTGAGCTCTAGAGCTCTAGTTGAATCCGTGAAGGATATGTTGAGTCCCGTAAGCTCTGGTACGAGTAAGCCAACTCAACACAGCAGGGAAATTTCCGAAACTACAGAGGCAACAAACGCTAGAGTGCAGAAATTGCAAAGGAGGCCGACCCGGATTTGGACTTCTTCTGAAGTTCCTATCGTATCTTATGCAGGGTGGGTTTTCATTTCTGAAAACGTCAGCAAGATTCTCTATTGGCTCCAGCTCTTATCTGCGATAGCCTGTGTTGTGCTCTCATTGGTGAAGCTCATCGAGCACAACTATGGCCCAGTATCTAAAGAAGAGACGGACAAGAGAAACCGGAAAGCTTCTCTGACTATCTTTTATGCCTCGGCTTTGGCAGAAGCTCTAGTCGTCCTGACAGAGAAACTTTACTGGGAGTGGAAGATAGTCATCTGTAAGCTTCTCGAAGAGGTGAACGAGGATTGCGATCTGGGGGCCTCAGGTATGATCTCAACTCGGAGATTTTTCTATGACTCCTACTCGAGATGTATTAATGGGAGCATTTTTGATGGCCTGGGAATGGATATGGTCACTTTTGCAATGGATCTGTTATCTTCAAACTGGCTGGATGAGCAGCTCATTGGAGCCAGGATTCTTCACCAGTTCTCTATGAAAGAACAGTTTTCAAATGACACGCTTCAGAAGATCGGAACAACTCTGCCAGTTATAGAGAGACTGGTGGAGATCTTAAACTGGAAAGACCCACGAGAGGAAGAAATCAGGCTAGCAGCTGCAGAAATAGTTTCGAAATTAGCCGGGAAAAAGCAAAACTCCCTTCGGGTCACTGGAATACCTGGGGCTGTGGAGTCGATATCATCTCTTCTCCAGACAAACAGAAGCCCCAGTTCTGCAGCAGACGAAAttggtgaaaagaaaatcatctttGACCAGGAAGACTACGGATACTGGACTTTCAATAATTTGGGACTTCTCATTCTGAAGAAACTGGCCCGTGACCATGATAACTGTGGAAAAATTGGAAACACAAGGGGCCTTCTCCCTAAAATCATAGATTTCACTCATGCTGATGAAAGAATGTTGAGGGACTCAAGTGTCACCACATCGCAGGTTTTAAATGTTAAGAGGTCCTTACAGCTTACGAAGAGGCTGGCAAGCACAACGGGCACCACAGGGAAAATCCTCCGGAGAGAGATCTCTGAAATAGTCTTCACTATAAGCAACATAAGAGATATTCTACGGTGTGGAGAGAAGCGACCGGAACTGCAGAAACTAGGGATTGAGATCCTTACCAGTTTGGCACAAGAAGTCGATGTATCAGAGCGAATAGGAGAGACCGGTGGAGTTCTGAACGAACTGTTAAAGATTTTCTTCCAAGGAGGAGTAGTGGAAGATCAAAGGGATGTAAGGATGGTGGCTGGAGAAGCCCTGGCAATGCTGGCATTCGAAAGCACGAGCAACTGTCATcgaattttgaagttgaatGTTGTGGAGAGGCTCGTACAAGCATTGGAGGTTCCGCTTCTTCGTGTTAGTGCTGGAAGAATTTTGAGGAATCTGTGCACCTACAGCGGATCAGAGTCCTCCAACCAGCTAAAGGGAGTAACAGCAGCGGCACCGATA GTTCTCAAAGCAATCATGTCAGAAACAGGCAAACTTCAAGAGGTGATGGTTGGGCTAGCGACGCATGCTTTCAGGTTCATGACAGCAGAAGAATTGACCGCCATCTTTAAGAGGGCGGAGTTTAGAGAAGCCAAATTAGCTCGCACTTTGGTCGAGATCCTGAGGAGCCACCGGAACCCACATATAAAGGTGCCAAGAATGAGAAGATTTGCTATCGAGCTAGCAATCTGGATGATGAGAGAGAAATCAACAAATGTGCAGAT CTTCAGGGATCTGGGCATGGAGGAGGAGCTTGAAGGAGTTTTGGATACGACATCAGAGCTAGAGAGCTTCAATATTTTCTCTGGCAGCATCGGACTTCGCAGACACAGCACGACCATTCACTCACTTGTTGAGACCGCACTTATGCTGCTGAAGGATAGGTTTGATCAACCGATAGGTCACTGA
- the LOC104414911 gene encoding uncharacterized protein LOC104414911 isoform X1, whose amino-acid sequence MKFKNSAEGQRSIHLDIPSLQMKNEATISPATIFEPQTSADRRDGSSGNSVPPKLPAVPAPEKKLTLFALRLAVLEKAATGLGTLGFIWATVVLLGGFAIALDNTDFWFITIILLIEGARIFSRSHELVWQHQSTWSIADAGISSFRKLRLSSRALVESVKDMLSPVSSGTSKPTQHSREISETTEATNARVQKLQRRPTRIWTSSEVPIVSYAGWVFISENVSKILYWLQLLSAIACVVLSLVKLIEHNYGPVSKEETDKRNRKASLTIFYASALAEALVVLTEKLYWEWKIVICKLLEEVNEDCDLGASGMISTRRFFYDSYSRCINGSIFDGLGMDMVTFAMDLLSSNWLDEQLIGARILHQFSMKEQFSNDTLQKIGTTLPVIERLVEILNWKDPREEEIRLAAAEIVSKLAGKKQNSLRVTGIPGAVESISSLLQTNRSPSSAADEIGEKKIIFDQEDYGYWTFNNLGLLILKKLARDHDNCGKIGNTRGLLPKIIDFTHADERMLRDSSVTTSQVLNVKRSLQLTKRLASTTGTTGKILRREISEIVFTISNIRDILRCGEKRPELQKLGIEILTSLAQEVDVSERIGETGGVLNELLKIFFQGGVVEDQRDVRMVAGEALAMLAFESTSNCHRILKLNVVERLVQALEVPLLRVSAGRILRNLCTYSGSESSNQLKGVTAAAPIVLKAIMSETGKLQEVMVGLATHAFRFMTAEELTAIFKRAEFREAKLARTLVEILRSHRNPHIKVPRMRRFAIELAIWMMREKSTNVQIFRDLGMEEELEGVLDTTSELESFNIFSGTIGLSRHSSSIHSLVETAIMLLKNRFDQTIGTD is encoded by the exons ATGAAGTTCAAGAATTCCGCTGAAGGTCAAAGAAGCATTCATCTGGATATTCCTTCGCTTCAGATGAAAAATGAAGCCACAATTTCACCCGCGACAATCTTTGAGCCGCAAACTAGTGCTGATAGGAGAGACGGAAGCAGCGGAAACTCCGTTCCCCCCAAACTGCCGGCTGTTCCAGCCCCGGAGAAAAAGCTGACTCTGTTTGCTCTCCGCCTTGCGGTTCTCGAAAAAGCAGCCACTGGCCTTGGAACCCTTGGTTTCATCTGGGCCACGGTTGTACTCCTAGGGGGTTTTGCAATTGCCCTAGACAATACCGACTTCTGGTTCATCACcatcattttattaattgaaggAGCTCGAATATTCAGCAGGAGTCATGAGCTGGTATGGCAACACCAATCCACTTGGTCAATAGCTGATGCCGGAATTAGCAGCTTCCGAAAGCTCAGATTGAGCTCTAGAGCTCTAGTTGAATCCGTGAAGGATATGTTGAGTCCCGTAAGCTCTGGTACGAGTAAGCCAACTCAACACAGCAGGGAAATTTCCGAAACTACAGAGGCAACAAACGCTAGAGTGCAGAAATTGCAAAGGAGGCCGACCCGGATTTGGACTTCTTCTGAAGTTCCTATCGTATCTTATGCAGGGTGGGTTTTCATTTCTGAAAACGTCAGCAAGATTCTCTATTGGCTCCAGCTCTTATCTGCGATAGCCTGTGTTGTGCTCTCATTGGTGAAGCTCATCGAGCACAACTATGGCCCAGTATCTAAAGAAGAGACGGACAAGAGAAACCGGAAAGCTTCTCTGACTATCTTTTATGCCTCGGCTTTGGCAGAAGCTCTAGTCGTCCTGACAGAGAAACTTTACTGGGAGTGGAAGATAGTCATCTGTAAGCTTCTCGAAGAGGTGAACGAGGATTGCGATCTGGGGGCCTCAGGTATGATCTCAACTCGGAGATTTTTCTATGACTCCTACTCGAGATGTATTAATGGGAGCATTTTTGATGGCCTGGGAATGGATATGGTCACTTTTGCAATGGATCTGTTATCTTCAAACTGGCTGGATGAGCAGCTCATTGGAGCCAGGATTCTTCACCAGTTCTCTATGAAAGAACAGTTTTCAAATGACACGCTTCAGAAGATCGGAACAACTCTGCCAGTTATAGAGAGACTGGTGGAGATCTTAAACTGGAAAGACCCACGAGAGGAAGAAATCAGGCTAGCAGCTGCAGAAATAGTTTCGAAATTAGCCGGGAAAAAGCAAAACTCCCTTCGGGTCACTGGAATACCTGGGGCTGTGGAGTCGATATCATCTCTTCTCCAGACAAACAGAAGCCCCAGTTCTGCAGCAGACGAAAttggtgaaaagaaaatcatctttGACCAGGAAGACTACGGATACTGGACTTTCAATAATTTGGGACTTCTCATTCTGAAGAAACTGGCCCGTGACCATGATAACTGTGGAAAAATTGGAAACACAAGGGGCCTTCTCCCTAAAATCATAGATTTCACTCATGCTGATGAAAGAATGTTGAGGGACTCAAGTGTCACCACATCGCAGGTTTTAAATGTTAAGAGGTCCTTACAGCTTACGAAGAGGCTGGCAAGCACAACGGGCACCACAGGGAAAATCCTCCGGAGAGAGATCTCTGAAATAGTCTTCACTATAAGCAACATAAGAGATATTCTACGGTGTGGAGAGAAGCGACCGGAACTGCAGAAACTAGGGATTGAGATCCTTACCAGTTTGGCACAAGAAGTCGATGTATCAGAGCGAATAGGAGAGACCGGTGGAGTTCTGAACGAACTGTTAAAGATTTTCTTCCAAGGAGGAGTAGTGGAAGATCAAAGGGATGTAAGGATGGTGGCTGGAGAAGCCCTGGCAATGCTGGCATTCGAAAGCACGAGCAACTGTCATcgaattttgaagttgaatGTTGTGGAGAGGCTCGTACAAGCATTGGAGGTTCCGCTTCTTCGTGTTAGTGCTGGAAGAATTTTGAGGAATCTGTGCACCTACAGCGGATCAGAGTCCTCCAACCAGCTAAAGGGAGTAACAGCAGCGGCACCGATA GTTCTCAAAGCAATCATGTCAGAAACAGGCAAACTTCAAGAGGTGATGGTTGGGCTAGCGACGCATGCTTTCAGGTTCATGACAGCAGAAGAATTGACCGCCATCTTTAAGAGGGCGGAGTTTAGAGAAGCCAAATTAGCTCGCACTTTGGTCGAGATCCTGAGGAGCCACCGGAACCCACATATAAAGGTGCCAAGAATGAGAAGATTTGCTATCGAGCTAGCAATCTGGATGATGAGAGAGAAATCAACAAATGTGCAGATCTTCCGGGATCTGGGCATGGAGGAGGAGCTTGAAGGAGTCTTGGATACGACATCAGAGCTAGAAAGCTTCAATATATTCTCTGGCACCATTGGACTAAGCAGGCACAGCTCATCCATTCACTCACTTGTCGAGACCGCAATTATGCTGCTGAAGAACAGGTTTGATCAAACAATAGGTACGGACTAA
- the LOC120287330 gene encoding E3 ubiquitin-protein ligase PUB22-like, translated as MEGRDVKIPWYFLCPMSLQIMRDPVSTMTGITYERESIEKWPSKSSSNGAATTCLTSRRRGFQPHPEPHAPSAHPGVVRQQREERRRPDPDPEVVLRECCVLKLVKELVAEHSIVEAMKELEELAEENKRNRTCMVGHRATVEAKSEEVTPKRVLERKVSDHGRE; from the coding sequence ATGGAGGGCCGCGACGTCAAGATCCCTTGGTACTTCCTCTGTCCAATGTCCCTGCAGATCATGAGGGACCCCGTGTCGACCATGACGGGCATAACCTACGAGCGCGAGAGCATCGAGAAGTGGCCTTCCAAGTCCTCCAGCAACGGCGCGGCCACCACTTGCCTAACCAGCCGTCGCCGAGGGTTCCAGCCTCACCCCGAACCACACGCTCCTTCGGCTCATCCAGGCGTGGTGCGTCAGCAACGCGAAGAACGGCGTCGACCGGATCCCGACCCTGAAGTCGTCCTTCGAGAGTGTTGCGTCTTGAAGCTGGTGAAGGAGCTCGTAGCCGAGCACTCGATTGTCGAGGCGATGAAAGAGTTGGAAGAACTGGCAGAGGAGAACAAGCGAAACCGGACGTGCATGGTCGGGCACAGAGCAACCGTCGAAGCAAAGAGTGAAGAAGTGACACCCAAGCGAGTGCTGGAGCGGAAAGTGAGTGACCACGGGAGAGAGTGA